One Methylobacterium sp. 77 DNA window includes the following coding sequences:
- the murG gene encoding undecaprenyldiphospho-muramoylpentapeptide beta-N-acetylglucosaminyltransferase: MTVVTPTILLCAGGTGGHLFPAESLAYALRARGIRVVLATDARVDSIAGEFPASEIVTITSATPSGRSVVKRAGALLTLGRGFGVAAKEIKRIDPAAIVGFGGYPTVPPVLAGQILRVPTILHEQNAVMGRANAFLARGARAIATGFREVRGIPVKATAQRTHTGNPLRPAVLAAAQAPYPLLGEADGLHLLVFGGSQGAAVMGQVVPKAIAQLPADLRARLTLVQQVRAEDLTEVQNFYLSLGLAGLETAPFFKDLPARMARSHLVVGRSGASTVSELAAMGRPSILVPLPGALDQDQAANAATLAGIGAALSIQQSAFTPDRLTAELLDLFTDPAKLTAAAAAAKSAGIHDAAERLADVVLATASRT, translated from the coding sequence GTGACCGTGGTCACGCCAACGATCCTGCTCTGTGCCGGCGGCACCGGCGGCCACCTCTTTCCGGCCGAGAGCCTCGCTTATGCTCTGCGGGCCCGCGGCATCCGTGTCGTCCTCGCGACGGACGCGCGCGTCGATTCGATCGCCGGCGAGTTTCCGGCCTCGGAGATCGTCACTATCACCTCGGCAACGCCGTCGGGGCGCTCCGTCGTGAAACGGGCGGGCGCGCTGCTCACGCTCGGCCGCGGCTTCGGCGTGGCGGCCAAAGAGATCAAGCGCATCGACCCGGCAGCCATCGTCGGCTTCGGCGGCTATCCCACCGTGCCACCGGTGCTCGCAGGGCAGATCCTGCGCGTACCGACGATCCTGCACGAGCAGAATGCGGTGATGGGGCGCGCGAACGCCTTCCTCGCGCGCGGTGCCCGCGCCATCGCCACCGGCTTCAGGGAGGTGCGCGGCATTCCCGTGAAGGCGACCGCGCAGCGCACGCATACCGGCAACCCGTTGCGGCCGGCCGTGCTCGCCGCCGCGCAGGCGCCCTATCCGCTCTTGGGCGAAGCGGACGGACTTCATCTCCTCGTCTTCGGCGGTAGCCAGGGGGCGGCCGTGATGGGACAGGTCGTGCCGAAAGCCATCGCGCAACTGCCCGCCGACCTTCGCGCGAGGCTGACGCTCGTGCAGCAGGTGCGGGCTGAGGACCTCACCGAGGTCCAGAATTTCTACCTCTCGCTCGGCCTGGCCGGGCTCGAGACGGCGCCGTTCTTCAAGGATCTTCCGGCGCGCATGGCCCGCAGCCACCTCGTCGTCGGCCGCTCGGGCGCTTCCACCGTGTCGGAACTCGCCGCCATGGGCCGTCCGTCGATCCTGGTGCCGCTTCCCGGCGCCCTCGATCAGGACCAGGCCGCCAACGCCGCGACGTTGGCCGGCATCGGCGCGGCGCTCAGTATTCAACAGAGCGCCTTCACGCCGGATCGCCTCACGGCCGAGCTTCTCGACCTGTTCACGGATCCGGCAAAATTGACCGCGGCGGCCGCAGCCGCCAAAAGCGCGGGCATTCACGATGCCGCCGAGCGGTTGGCCGACGTCGTCCTCGCGACGGCATCCCGCACCTGA
- the murC gene encoding UDP-N-acetylmuramate--L-alanine ligase translates to MKLPDKLGPIHFIGIGGIGMSGIAEVMSNLGYTVQGSDANDNANVRRLAEKGMKTFIGHAAQNVEEAALVVVSTAIRRDNPELVAARERRLPVVRRAEMLAELMRFKSCVAIAGTHGKTTTTSLVATLLDAGNLDPTVINGGIINAYGTNARMGEGEWMVVEADESDGTFLKLPADVAIVTNIDPEHLDHFGSFDAVKDAFRRFIDNIPFYGFAVMCIDHPVVQDLVGHIEDRRIITYGENPQADVRLIDVDLRGGQSRFRVMIRDRRPGFRLEMEDLVLPMPGKHNALNATAALAVAHELGVEPEAIRKALAGFGGVKRRFTKTGEWNGALIFDDYGHHPVEIKAVLKAARASTDANVVAIVQPHRYTRLASLFDDFCTCFNDADTVIVAPVYAAGEAPIEGMDRDGLVSGLKSRGHRDALALERTEDLAGLVATRAKPGDYVVCLGAGNITQWAYALPGELAALKG, encoded by the coding sequence ATGAAGCTGCCCGACAAGCTCGGCCCCATCCATTTCATCGGCATCGGCGGCATCGGCATGTCCGGCATCGCCGAGGTCATGTCGAACCTCGGCTATACAGTCCAGGGATCGGATGCCAACGACAACGCCAACGTCCGGCGCCTCGCCGAGAAGGGGATGAAGACCTTCATCGGTCATGCCGCGCAGAACGTGGAGGAGGCTGCCCTCGTCGTGGTCTCCACCGCGATCCGGCGCGACAATCCCGAACTCGTCGCCGCTCGCGAGCGTCGCCTGCCCGTCGTGCGCCGGGCCGAGATGCTGGCCGAGCTGATGCGCTTCAAGTCCTGCGTCGCCATCGCCGGCACGCATGGCAAAACCACGACGACCTCGCTGGTGGCGACCTTGCTCGATGCCGGAAATCTCGACCCCACCGTCATCAACGGCGGCATCATCAACGCCTACGGCACCAATGCCCGCATGGGTGAGGGCGAGTGGATGGTGGTGGAGGCCGACGAATCGGACGGGACCTTCCTGAAACTCCCCGCCGACGTCGCCATCGTCACCAATATCGACCCCGAGCATCTCGACCATTTCGGCTCGTTCGATGCGGTCAAGGACGCCTTCCGGCGCTTCATCGACAACATCCCGTTCTACGGCTTTGCCGTGATGTGCATCGACCACCCGGTGGTGCAGGACCTCGTTGGGCATATCGAGGATCGCCGCATCATCACCTACGGCGAAAATCCCCAGGCGGACGTGCGCCTGATCGACGTTGATCTGCGTGGCGGGCAGAGCCGGTTCCGCGTCATGATCCGCGACCGCCGCCCCGGCTTCCGCCTGGAGATGGAGGATCTCGTTCTCCCCATGCCGGGCAAGCACAACGCGCTCAACGCCACGGCGGCGCTGGCCGTCGCGCACGAACTCGGCGTCGAGCCGGAAGCGATCCGCAAGGCGCTCGCCGGCTTCGGCGGCGTCAAGCGCCGCTTCACCAAGACCGGCGAGTGGAACGGCGCGCTGATCTTCGACGATTACGGACACCACCCCGTGGAGATCAAGGCGGTGCTGAAAGCCGCCCGCGCCTCCACGGACGCCAACGTCGTCGCCATCGTCCAGCCGCACCGCTACACGCGGCTCGCCTCGCTGTTCGACGATTTCTGCACCTGCTTCAACGATGCCGACACGGTGATCGTCGCTCCCGTCTACGCGGCGGGCGAGGCACCGATCGAGGGCATGGACCGTGACGGCCTCGTCTCGGGTCTGAAATCCCGTGGCCACCGCGATGCCCTCGCCTTGGAGCGGACGGAGGATCTCGCGGGCCTCGTCGCGACCCGTGCCAAGCCGGGCGACTACGTCGTGTGCCTCGGCGCCGGCAACATCACGCAATGGGCCTACGCCCTGCCGGGCGAATTGGCGGCGTTGAAGGGGTGA
- a CDS encoding helix-turn-helix transcriptional regulator, protein MTIVRTQTPSGESIVIMPEAEFEQLAALAEDASDLQTLTTSQARLASSEDEMLSEADLDALRHAASPLAFWRGRREFSKAELAARSGLSVSALTAIEDGTQKTDVAIFRALADALGVDVEDLVPAAQVS, encoded by the coding sequence ATGACCATCGTGCGCACGCAAACGCCGTCAGGCGAATCCATCGTCATCATGCCGGAAGCCGAGTTCGAGCAACTGGCCGCATTGGCCGAGGATGCATCGGACCTGCAGACATTGACCACGTCGCAGGCACGGCTTGCTTCCAGTGAGGACGAGATGCTGAGCGAGGCCGATCTCGATGCGTTGCGCCATGCAGCATCTCCCCTCGCCTTCTGGCGCGGACGACGTGAGTTTTCGAAAGCCGAACTGGCAGCGCGCAGCGGCCTATCGGTCTCGGCTCTGACGGCCATCGAGGACGGCACCCAAAAGACCGACGTCGCGATCTTTCGGGCACTAGCCGACGCGCTCGGCGTTGACGTGGAAGACCTCGTCCCAGCCGCACAGGTGAGCTGA
- the murB gene encoding UDP-N-acetylmuramate dehydrogenase: MTAFPDITPAIRAAAPALRGRLLANPSLADLTWFRVGGPAQVLFTPADEEDLALLLATLDPELPVTVIGLGSNLIVRDGGIPGVTIRLGGKAFGTVEIDGQTLRAGTAVPDMRLAKAAAEASLDGLAFFRGIPGSIGGALRMNAGAHGGETTDVLVEARGIDRTGAVRVFTHAEMGFTYRHSDAPDEVIFTSALFRGRAGERTEIEAEMDRVTAAREIAQPIRERTGGSTFKNPPGGKAWQLVDAAGCRGLTVGDAQVSEMHCNFLINRDGATAADIEALGEEVRRRVRETSGVELHWEIKRIGAPVSTSG; this comes from the coding sequence ATGACCGCCTTTCCCGACATCACTCCCGCGATCCGCGCAGCCGCCCCGGCCTTGCGCGGCCGGCTGCTGGCGAATCCCTCACTTGCCGACCTCACGTGGTTTCGCGTCGGCGGTCCGGCGCAGGTGTTGTTCACGCCGGCCGACGAGGAGGATCTGGCTCTCCTGCTCGCGACCCTCGACCCGGAGCTTCCGGTGACGGTGATCGGACTCGGCTCGAACCTGATCGTTCGCGATGGCGGCATTCCCGGCGTCACGATTCGGCTCGGCGGAAAGGCATTCGGCACCGTGGAGATCGATGGCCAGACCCTTCGGGCCGGGACCGCGGTGCCGGACATGCGCCTGGCCAAGGCCGCGGCCGAAGCGTCCCTCGACGGGCTCGCGTTCTTTCGCGGTATACCGGGCTCCATCGGTGGCGCGTTGCGGATGAATGCCGGTGCGCATGGCGGCGAGACCACCGACGTGCTGGTCGAAGCGCGCGGCATCGACCGGACAGGTGCGGTTCGCGTCTTCACCCATGCGGAGATGGGCTTCACCTACCGCCACAGCGACGCGCCGGACGAGGTGATCTTCACGAGCGCGTTGTTCCGCGGCCGCGCCGGCGAGCGCACGGAGATCGAGGCCGAGATGGATCGCGTCACTGCCGCCCGCGAGATCGCCCAGCCGATCCGGGAGCGCACCGGCGGTTCCACTTTCAAGAATCCGCCGGGCGGCAAGGCGTGGCAACTCGTCGATGCGGCCGGGTGCCGGGGCCTGACCGTAGGCGATGCCCAGGTCTCCGAGATGCACTGCAACTTCCTGATCAACCGTGATGGCGCCACCGCCGCGGATATCGAAGCGCTCGGCGAGGAAGTCCGCCGCCGTGTCCGCGAGACGTCCGGCGTCGAGCTGCATTGGGAGATCAAGCGAATCGGCGCCCCGGTCTCCACAAGCGGGTAG
- a CDS encoding D-alanine--D-alanine ligase: MSKHVAVLMGGWSSERQVSLNSGRACAEALEGEGFRVTLVDVGPDIATVLTDLRPDVALNALHGPAGEDGTIQGLLEILRIPYTHSGVLASALAMHKERAKTIMKAAGVSVPEGLVVNRHDAAKAHPLTPPYVVKPIAEGSSMGVIIVRDGRSHPPQILASDEWVYGEQVLAETYIAGRELTCAVMGDRALGVIEIKPASGEWYDFDAKYAEGGSIHVLPAEIKLNVYQRVQELSLTAHQALGCRGISRADLRYDDTPGGTGALVVLEVNTQPGMTKTSLVPEIAAHAGLSFGELVRWMVEDATLGR; encoded by the coding sequence ATGTCCAAGCACGTCGCCGTCCTCATGGGCGGATGGTCTTCCGAGCGTCAGGTCTCACTGAATTCGGGTCGCGCCTGCGCGGAAGCTCTCGAAGGGGAAGGGTTTCGCGTCACGCTGGTGGATGTCGGGCCCGACATCGCCACGGTGCTCACCGACCTGCGTCCGGACGTGGCCCTCAACGCTTTACATGGTCCGGCCGGCGAGGACGGTACGATTCAGGGGCTGCTGGAGATCCTACGGATCCCCTACACCCATTCCGGCGTCCTGGCCTCGGCGCTGGCGATGCATAAGGAACGTGCCAAAACGATCATGAAGGCGGCCGGGGTAAGCGTCCCGGAGGGCTTGGTCGTTAACCGTCATGATGCCGCGAAGGCACACCCGTTAACTCCTCCCTATGTCGTGAAACCCATCGCCGAGGGCTCCTCGATGGGCGTCATCATCGTCCGCGACGGGCGCTCCCATCCGCCCCAGATCCTGGCCTCCGACGAGTGGGTCTACGGCGAGCAAGTCCTTGCGGAGACTTACATTGCGGGCCGCGAGCTGACCTGCGCCGTCATGGGTGACAGGGCCCTCGGGGTGATCGAGATCAAGCCCGCTTCGGGGGAGTGGTACGACTTCGATGCGAAGTACGCCGAGGGGGGGTCGATCCACGTCCTCCCGGCAGAAATTAAACTAAATGTTTACCAGCGTGTCCAAGAGTTGTCGTTAACGGCGCATCAAGCACTTGGATGCCGGGGCATCAGCCGTGCGGACCTTCGTTACGACGACACACCGGGTGGAACCGGTGCCCTCGTCGTCCTGGAGGTCAACACGCAGCCCGGGATGACCAAGACGAGCCTTGTGCCGGAGATCGCAGCCCATGCTGGCTTAAGTTTCGGTGAGCTCGTCCGATGGATGGTGGAGGACGCTACTCTGGGTCGTTGA
- a CDS encoding cell division protein FtsQ/DivIB: MDGGGRYSGSLNAAGQAGVDGTPAPESGSLVADLAARLPRLVRPIMRSRRSRLGQPIERRVPRHAGTLTLAVAFAGLSITGFVASGRYDRFVLENGRPSDVLARLAGFGVERVTISGIARLYEREVLQAAGIDGHSSVVFLDVAEARRRLLDVPLIASVSVRKVYPNEIVINQVEREPAALWQRNGEISVIAADGTVIDEMRDDRYAALPLVVGEEANERLKDYLALIEAAGDLGERVKAGTYVSGRRWTLKLDGVDIRLPENGAAEALARLAKLERDSRILEKDIIAVDLRLPDRVVVRLTEEAAATRAESQKKKPKGKGTET, translated from the coding sequence ATGGATGGTGGAGGACGCTACTCTGGGTCGTTGAACGCTGCCGGTCAGGCTGGCGTCGACGGAACCCCTGCGCCCGAATCGGGCTCGCTCGTCGCCGATCTGGCGGCGCGCTTGCCCAGGCTGGTGCGCCCCATCATGCGCTCGCGCCGTTCGCGGCTCGGCCAGCCCATCGAGCGACGCGTCCCGCGACATGCGGGTACGCTCACCCTCGCGGTCGCCTTCGCTGGCCTGTCGATCACCGGCTTCGTCGCCAGCGGCCGCTACGACCGTTTCGTCCTCGAAAACGGCCGTCCCTCCGACGTCCTGGCGCGGCTTGCCGGCTTCGGCGTGGAGCGCGTCACCATCTCCGGCATCGCCCGCCTCTATGAGCGGGAAGTCCTCCAGGCGGCCGGCATCGACGGTCACTCCTCCGTGGTGTTCCTCGACGTCGCCGAAGCGCGACGGCGTCTCCTCGACGTGCCGCTGATCGCCAGCGTCTCGGTCCGCAAGGTCTATCCGAACGAGATCGTCATCAATCAGGTCGAGCGCGAACCCGCCGCCCTGTGGCAGCGCAACGGTGAGATCTCGGTGATCGCCGCCGATGGCACCGTCATCGACGAGATGCGCGACGACCGCTACGCCGCGCTCCCCCTCGTGGTGGGCGAGGAAGCCAACGAGCGGCTCAAGGATTATCTCGCCCTCATCGAGGCCGCAGGCGACCTCGGCGAGCGGGTCAAGGCCGGCACCTACGTGTCGGGGCGGCGCTGGACGCTGAAGCTCGACGGCGTCGATATCCGCCTCCCCGAGAACGGCGCAGCCGAGGCCCTGGCCCGTCTGGCCAAGCTCGAGCGCGACAGCCGCATCCTCGAGAAGGACATCATCGCCGTGGACCTGCGCCTGCCCGATCGGGTGGTGGTGCGGCTCACGGAGGAAGCGGCCGCCACGCGCGCCGAATCCCAGAAGAAGAAGCCGAAGGGCAAGGGGACCGAGACATGA
- the ftsA gene encoding cell division protein FtsA translates to MHAQHGLTPRLKPLSARRSTILSVLDIGTSKVVCLIAELQPAEALTTLRGRTHFARIIGIGHQRSHGLKGGAIVDLEAAEGAIRQAVHAAERMAKVEVQSVIVNISGGRLGSQHFEAQVGVRTGTVMGSDVERALETASAHGVSPGRTVLHALPTGYAIDGQGAVIDPSGMIGEALGVDLHVVTAEAAAARNLMLAVEHCHLGVEAVIATPYAAGLSALVDDEAEMGVCVVDMGGGTTSVGVFEGGHLVHVDAIAVGGHHVTMDIARGLSTRVVAAERLKTLYGSAISTASDERDMIAVHGVGEDEGDAPTHVPRSHLVRIIKPRVEEIVELVRDRLRNAGFAAQAGRRVVLTGGASQLVGLPEVARRVMQGQVRIGRPLGIRGLPEAAKGPAFSAAVGLLVYPQVAHAEHFEPRGHSAFAGTGTDNYIQRVGRWLRDSF, encoded by the coding sequence ATGCACGCGCAACACGGCCTCACGCCGCGTCTGAAACCGCTCTCCGCGCGCCGGAGCACCATCCTTTCGGTGCTCGACATCGGCACGAGCAAGGTTGTCTGCCTCATCGCCGAGCTCCAGCCGGCGGAAGCGCTGACGACCCTGCGCGGACGGACCCATTTCGCCCGCATCATCGGCATCGGGCATCAGCGCTCGCATGGCCTCAAGGGCGGCGCGATCGTCGACCTCGAAGCCGCCGAGGGCGCAATCCGCCAGGCGGTCCACGCCGCCGAGCGGATGGCGAAGGTCGAGGTCCAGTCGGTCATCGTCAACATATCCGGCGGACGTCTCGGGTCGCAGCATTTCGAGGCGCAGGTCGGCGTCCGTACCGGCACCGTGATGGGGTCCGACGTGGAGCGGGCCCTGGAGACGGCGAGCGCCCACGGCGTCAGCCCCGGCCGCACCGTGCTCCACGCCCTTCCCACCGGCTACGCCATCGACGGCCAGGGCGCGGTCATCGACCCGTCGGGCATGATCGGCGAGGCACTCGGCGTCGATCTCCACGTGGTCACGGCGGAAGCCGCTGCCGCCCGCAACCTGATGCTCGCGGTGGAGCATTGCCATCTCGGCGTCGAGGCGGTGATCGCCACGCCTTACGCCGCCGGCCTCTCAGCCCTCGTCGACGACGAGGCCGAGATGGGTGTCTGCGTCGTGGACATGGGCGGCGGCACCACCAGCGTCGGCGTGTTCGAGGGCGGCCATCTCGTCCACGTGGACGCCATCGCAGTGGGCGGCCACCACGTCACCATGGATATCGCGCGCGGCCTCTCCACCCGAGTGGTGGCCGCCGAGCGTCTCAAGACCCTCTATGGTTCGGCGATCTCCACGGCATCCGACGAGCGCGACATGATCGCGGTCCACGGTGTCGGCGAAGACGAGGGCGATGCGCCGACCCACGTGCCGCGTTCCCACCTCGTGCGGATCATCAAGCCGCGGGTGGAGGAGATCGTCGAACTCGTTCGCGACCGCCTCCGCAACGCGGGTTTTGCCGCCCAGGCCGGCCGTCGGGTGGTGCTGACGGGGGGCGCGAGCCAACTCGTCGGCCTGCCGGAGGTCGCCCGCCGGGTGATGCAGGGTCAGGTCCGGATCGGCCGGCCGCTCGGCATCCGCGGCCTGCCGGAAGCCGCCAAGGGCCCCGCCTTCTCCGCCGCAGTCGGCCTGCTGGTCTACCCGCAGGTGGCGCATGCGGAACATTTCGAGCCGCGCGGGCACAGCGCCTTCGCGGGCACCGGAACCGACAACTACATCCAGCGGGTCGGCCGCTGGCTGCGGGACAGTTTCTAG
- the ftsZ gene encoding cell division protein FtsZ: MAISLQAPDIRELKPRITVFGVGGAGGNAVNNMIESGLLGCEFVVANTDAQALTSSKAERVIQMGLGVTQGLGAGSHPEVGSAAADEVIDEIRDQLSGAHMCFITAGMGGGTGTGAAPVIARAARDMGILTVGVVTKPFQFEGVRRMRTAEAGIQELQAAVDTLIVIPNQNLFRVANEKTTFADAFAMADQVLYSGVACITDLMVKEGLINLDFADVRAIMRGMGKAMMGTGEASGEKRANRAAEAAIANPLLDDVSMKGARGLLISITGGNDLTLYELDEAATRIREEVDSDANIILGATFDESLDGIIRVSVVATGIEPALITAHSQNNAEIVQTEQRIAEVAERLRAEARARAAQPAPTFRAPGQEQPLTAQSPAPQAQIQPQAPRPLASEPLALATESVRMEAATAPMVRDEVVLTQTQPRTAMAYEPAPAPVQAPAPAQQAAGPFVPPRPAVAVARAPRMPQIQDLPMPGQAQLRAQRGEEPVEPAGDSKRMTLLRRLATVGFGGRREEAEAAPLPPMRAPAAPQPAPQQEYAKRAPVAAPPAYRPAQGNLDAQGRVAPQSRLMDDDQLEIPAFLRRQAN, translated from the coding sequence ATGGCCATCAGTCTGCAGGCGCCGGATATCCGGGAACTGAAGCCCCGCATCACCGTCTTCGGTGTCGGCGGAGCCGGCGGCAACGCCGTCAACAACATGATCGAGTCGGGTCTTCTCGGCTGCGAGTTCGTCGTCGCCAACACCGACGCCCAGGCGCTCACCTCCTCCAAGGCCGAGCGCGTGATCCAGATGGGTCTCGGCGTGACGCAGGGCCTCGGCGCCGGTTCTCACCCCGAGGTCGGTTCCGCTGCCGCCGACGAGGTCATCGACGAGATCCGCGACCAGCTCTCGGGCGCACACATGTGCTTCATCACCGCCGGCATGGGCGGCGGCACCGGCACCGGCGCGGCTCCGGTCATCGCCCGCGCGGCGCGTGACATGGGCATCCTCACCGTCGGCGTCGTCACCAAGCCGTTCCAGTTCGAGGGCGTGCGCCGGATGCGCACCGCCGAAGCCGGCATCCAGGAGCTCCAGGCCGCCGTCGACACCCTCATCGTGATCCCGAACCAGAACCTGTTCCGGGTCGCCAACGAGAAGACCACCTTCGCCGACGCCTTCGCCATGGCGGATCAGGTGCTCTATTCGGGCGTCGCCTGCATCACCGACCTGATGGTGAAGGAAGGCCTCATCAACCTCGACTTCGCCGACGTCCGCGCAATCATGCGTGGCATGGGCAAGGCGATGATGGGCACCGGAGAGGCCTCCGGCGAGAAGCGCGCGAACCGCGCCGCCGAAGCCGCCATCGCCAACCCGCTTCTCGACGACGTTTCGATGAAGGGCGCTCGCGGTCTGCTGATCTCGATCACCGGCGGCAACGACCTCACCCTCTACGAGCTCGACGAGGCGGCCACCCGCATCCGCGAAGAGGTCGATTCGGACGCCAACATCATCCTCGGCGCCACTTTCGACGAGAGCCTCGACGGCATCATCCGCGTCTCCGTGGTCGCTACCGGTATCGAGCCGGCCCTGATCACCGCGCATTCGCAGAACAATGCCGAGATCGTCCAGACCGAGCAGCGGATCGCTGAAGTGGCCGAGCGCCTGCGTGCGGAAGCGAGGGCCCGGGCGGCACAGCCCGCCCCCACCTTTCGTGCCCCCGGACAGGAACAGCCACTGACGGCTCAATCCCCCGCGCCGCAGGCGCAGATCCAGCCGCAAGCCCCGCGCCCCTTGGCGTCCGAGCCGCTGGCTCTGGCCACTGAATCCGTGCGGATGGAGGCAGCCACCGCCCCGATGGTGCGCGACGAAGTCGTCCTGACGCAGACACAGCCGCGTACGGCGATGGCCTACGAGCCCGCTCCCGCCCCGGTCCAGGCTCCGGCCCCCGCGCAACAGGCCGCCGGCCCGTTCGTGCCGCCGCGTCCGGCCGTGGCGGTGGCCCGCGCCCCGCGTATGCCGCAGATCCAGGATCTGCCAATGCCGGGCCAGGCCCAGCTCCGCGCCCAGCGTGGCGAAGAGCCGGTCGAGCCGGCGGGAGATTCCAAGCGGATGACCCTGCTGCGTCGCCTCGCCACCGTCGGTTTCGGTGGACGCCGCGAGGAGGCCGAGGCCGCCCCGCTGCCGCCGATGCGTGCTCCCGCCGCCCCGCAGCCCGCTCCCCAGCAGGAATACGCCAAGCGGGCTCCCGTGGCAGCGCCCCCGGCCTATCGCCCGGCTCAGGGTAACCTGGATGCCCAGGGTCGCGTGGCACCGCAGTCTCGCCTGATGGATGACGACCAGCTCGAAATCCCGGCCTTCCTGCGTCGTCAGGCGAACTGA
- the lpxC gene encoding UDP-3-O-acyl-N-acetylglucosamine deacetylase: MRTNQQTTLKGPATLRGIGVHSGKPVEITLHPAAANHGVCFLRTGMPTGHDRLIKAHHACVSATELCTVIGDVESGAVATIEHLMSALYGLGIDNVLVEIDGPEMPILDGSARLYVEAIDAVGLATCGAPRRWIKVLRTVRIEVGRAFAELRPIDRGFRLDVEIDFDNPVIGRSRKAMDLNPAAYRREIANARTFGMMKDVERYWKAGFALGASLENTVAVGENAVVNPEGLRYADEFVRHKYLDAVGDLALAGLPIQGAYRSYCGGHRMNVGVLDALFADRANYTIVEAQGVRRETSRSEFGVGLGLAAFAGDL, translated from the coding sequence ATGCGGACGAACCAACAAACAACTCTCAAGGGCCCGGCCACGCTTCGTGGCATCGGTGTCCACTCCGGAAAGCCCGTGGAGATCACTCTCCACCCCGCGGCGGCAAACCACGGAGTCTGCTTTCTCCGAACCGGAATGCCGACCGGCCATGACCGCCTGATCAAGGCTCACCATGCCTGCGTCTCCGCCACCGAATTGTGCACCGTCATCGGTGACGTAGAGAGCGGCGCCGTCGCGACCATCGAGCACCTCATGTCGGCCCTGTACGGGCTCGGCATCGACAACGTCCTCGTCGAGATCGACGGGCCGGAAATGCCGATCCTCGACGGAAGTGCCCGTCTCTACGTAGAAGCCATCGACGCTGTCGGACTCGCCACCTGCGGCGCTCCCCGCCGCTGGATCAAGGTTCTCCGTACGGTTCGTATCGAGGTCGGCCGCGCCTTTGCCGAACTCCGCCCGATCGACCGCGGCTTCCGCCTCGATGTCGAGATCGATTTCGACAACCCGGTGATCGGCCGCAGCCGCAAGGCGATGGACCTGAATCCCGCCGCCTACCGCCGCGAAATCGCCAATGCCCGTACCTTCGGCATGATGAAGGACGTGGAGCGCTACTGGAAAGCGGGCTTCGCCCTCGGCGCCTCCCTCGAGAACACCGTCGCCGTCGGCGAGAATGCCGTGGTCAATCCCGAGGGCCTGCGCTACGCCGACGAGTTCGTGCGGCACAAGTATCTCGATGCCGTCGGTGACCTAGCCCTCGCCGGTCTGCCGATCCAGGGCGCCTACCGCTCCTATTGCGGCGGCCACCGGATGAATGTCGGCGTCCTCGACGCGCTGTTCGCCGACCGCGCCAACTACACCATCGTCGAGGCGCAGGGCGTCCGCCGCGAGACCTCCCGGTCCGAATTCGGCGTCGGTCTCGGCCTCGCCGCCTTCGCCGGCGATCTGTAA
- a CDS encoding outer membrane protein assembly factor BamD gives MRLNDRNRGATAAVLLTLCGLGLGGCDALDSINPFAEKYKPEVIPDVPADKLYSEGLAKMEDKDYEAASKKFGELDKAYAYSDWSRKALLMTAYSNYEGAKYDDAINASKRYLQRHPASKDAAYAQYLMAMSHYKQIPDVTRDQDRSEKALAGLQELVQKYPTSEYAADAKAKIQITRDQLAGKEMEVGRFYLERRNFPAAINRFRDVVSKYQTTRHAEEALERLVEAYMALGITAEAQTAAAVLGHNFPDSPWYKDAFALLQNGGLEPREEKSSWLSKVYRGVIGRTADAQ, from the coding sequence ATGCGTCTCAACGATCGTAACCGCGGGGCGACGGCAGCCGTGCTCCTGACGCTGTGCGGCCTCGGCCTCGGTGGCTGCGACGCCCTCGACTCGATCAATCCCTTCGCCGAGAAGTACAAGCCCGAAGTCATTCCGGACGTTCCGGCCGACAAGCTCTACAGCGAGGGCTTGGCCAAGATGGAAGACAAGGACTACGAGGCCGCCTCGAAGAAATTCGGCGAACTCGACAAGGCCTATGCGTATTCCGACTGGTCGCGCAAAGCGTTGCTGATGACCGCCTACTCGAATTACGAGGGCGCGAAGTACGACGACGCGATCAACGCATCGAAGCGCTACCTGCAGCGCCACCCCGCCAGCAAGGACGCGGCCTACGCCCAGTACCTGATGGCGATGTCGCACTATAAGCAGATCCCGGACGTGACCCGCGATCAGGACCGTTCCGAGAAGGCCCTGGCCGGTCTCCAGGAGCTCGTCCAGAAGTATCCGACCTCGGAATACGCGGCCGACGCCAAGGCCAAGATCCAGATCACCCGCGACCAGCTCGCCGGTAAGGAGATGGAAGTCGGCCGGTTCTACCTCGAGCGCCGCAACTTCCCCGCTGCGATCAACCGTTTCCGCGACGTGGTGAGCAAGTACCAGACGACCCGTCACGCCGAGGAGGCCCTGGAGCGTCTGGTCGAGGCCTACATGGCCCTCGGCATCACCGCGGAGGCGCAGACCGCGGCGGCCGTGCTCGGGCACAACTTCCCCGATAGCCCGTGGTACAAGGATGCGTTCGCGCTCCTGCAGAACGGCGGCCTGGAGCCCCGCGAGGAGAAATCCTCCTGGCTCAGCAAGGTCTATCGCGGCGTCATCGGCCGCACCGCCGACGCGCAGTAG